From Erigeron canadensis isolate Cc75 chromosome 8, C_canadensis_v1, whole genome shotgun sequence, one genomic window encodes:
- the LOC122580479 gene encoding cold-regulated protein 27-like isoform X2: MEATFVDELHNSLDMRSLQTQSESSSDSMSSRRMHTGTYCSSGQFKVLQHGFWSRINFRSENNVRIEANRPYISSSNPWIQHFRTRTRHGALEPPSTEEKLSLTANSQEFPASDLQLCCQKTSCSDIEVTDQNFVDDYVVEKVNTLCNKKRKITSAVSGSGNNQIIKKLGTRK, translated from the exons ATGGAAGCTACTTTCGTTGACGAGTTACATAACTCTTTGGATATGCGAAGTTTGCAAACTCAAAGCGAGTCCTCCTCTGACTCAATGTCATCTAGGAGAATGCATACGGGCACCTATTGCTCTTCTGGCCAG tttaagGTTCTACAACATGGCTTTTGGTCAAGGATTAATTTCAGGAGTGAAAACAATGTGCGTATTGAAGCAAATAGACCCTATATTTCTTCAAGCAATCCATGGATTCAGCATTTTAGAACAAGAACTCGGCATGGAGCATTAGAACCCCCTTCAACTGAGGAAAAACTATCATTAACTGCAAATTCACAGGAATTCCCTGCATCCGACTTGCAGTTGTGCTGTCAAAAAACAAGTTGCAGTGATATAG AGGTGACAGATCAAAACTTTGTTGACGATTATGTGGTAGAAAAGGTCAACACGTTGTGTAACAAAAAGAGGAAGATTACTTCTGCAGTTTCTGGATCAGGCAATAATCAG ATTATAAAAAAACTCGGTACAAGAAAATGA
- the LOC122580479 gene encoding cold-regulated protein 27-like isoform X1 — protein MEATFVDELHNSLDMRSLQTQSESSSDSMSSRRMHTGTYCSSGQFKVLQHGFWSRINFRSENNVRIEANRPYISSSNPWIQHFRTRTRHGALEPPSTEEKLSLTANSQEFPASDLQLCCQKTSCSDIEVTDQNFVDDYVVEKVNTLCNKKRKITSAVSGSGNNQAISFQHFSSDRDS, from the exons ATGGAAGCTACTTTCGTTGACGAGTTACATAACTCTTTGGATATGCGAAGTTTGCAAACTCAAAGCGAGTCCTCCTCTGACTCAATGTCATCTAGGAGAATGCATACGGGCACCTATTGCTCTTCTGGCCAG tttaagGTTCTACAACATGGCTTTTGGTCAAGGATTAATTTCAGGAGTGAAAACAATGTGCGTATTGAAGCAAATAGACCCTATATTTCTTCAAGCAATCCATGGATTCAGCATTTTAGAACAAGAACTCGGCATGGAGCATTAGAACCCCCTTCAACTGAGGAAAAACTATCATTAACTGCAAATTCACAGGAATTCCCTGCATCCGACTTGCAGTTGTGCTGTCAAAAAACAAGTTGCAGTGATATAG AGGTGACAGATCAAAACTTTGTTGACGATTATGTGGTAGAAAAGGTCAACACGTTGTGTAACAAAAAGAGGAAGATTACTTCTGCAGTTTCTGGATCAGGCAATAATCAG GCCATCTCCTTTCAGCATTTCTCCAGTGACAGGGATAGCTGA